Proteins from a genomic interval of Marmoricola sp. OAE513:
- the rpsS gene encoding 30S ribosomal protein S19 — protein sequence MPRSLKKGPFVDGHLEKKVDAQNAAGTHNVIKTWSRRSMILPTMIGHTLAVHDGRKHVPVFVTDSMVGHKLGEFAPTRTYRGHVKDDRKSRRR from the coding sequence ATGCCTCGCAGTCTGAAGAAGGGCCCGTTCGTCGACGGCCACCTCGAGAAGAAGGTGGACGCGCAGAACGCGGCCGGTACGCACAACGTGATCAAGACCTGGTCGCGTCGGTCGATGATCCTGCCGACGATGATCGGTCACACGCTTGCCGTGCACGACGGCCGCAAGCACGTCCCGGTCTTCGTGACCGACTCGATGGTCGGCCACAAGCTGGGCGAGTTCGCCCCGACCCGCACCTACCGCGGGCACGTCA